One Actinosynnema pretiosum DNA segment encodes these proteins:
- a CDS encoding non-ribosomal peptide synthetase, which translates to MIDRTWIVDGDIDPPAVRARAAGIGAGVRVVVHDLAEADPACGGELVRAEAEAARADTTTARAVLGRRADGSHLVTVVAADGTDPDRVLRWVLDPGAGFPDPEPPVPAAEPLELPAVLRGGGARSGSATTLRRPGGDLVADVAAAAGTSAETVLTAATAVVLARYRGRPDVVLDTPAGAIEVEVEESEHLRALLRRVDDTPAVPAAPGAEVAVARLDTTPVRVLGRTAEPVHVPDARTPHGLRIAVEGGLLRVDHDAAAYDSAAVTVFADRVLAVVADIAADRRALHATALTLGERRDLLAWSSGPEQAVPSDCLHSLVAAHATSAPDAVALDCGGAVLTYRELDRRANRLARFLRSRGTGRGDFVALIAERSVDSVVAMLGVLKSGAAYVPVEPSYPPDRVRHLVTDSGARFVLGREVPAFPLPVPALALAEADGEADTDPAVRVLPDDAAYVIYTSGSTGLPKGVVVHHRAIVVSTRARAIGGPGPERDLVTMPLCFDGAAGGLYWALTTGGTAVLPTEAEAHDPLALAALLRRTDPTHVHSVPSHYGLVLETGVPLPNLALVSVGGEPMPARLVARHLLDHPDAVLLNDYGPTECAVWATAHPCGFAEAAGAEIPIGEPLPNYRAHVLDEHLRPVPPGLPGEIYLGGPAVALGYHRRPRLTADRFLPDPFAAEPGARLYRTGDRGHWSPDGRLHTTGRVDNQVKLRGFRVELGEVEAAVRAHRAAKECSVVLHRDRLVAFVACADPATTEDDLRAEVAKALPAYMFPDRYVLLPALPRNPSGKLDLAALRAMA; encoded by the coding sequence GTGATCGACCGGACCTGGATCGTCGACGGGGACATCGACCCCCCGGCCGTGCGCGCGCGTGCTGCCGGGATCGGCGCGGGGGTCCGCGTCGTGGTGCACGACCTGGCCGAGGCGGACCCCGCCTGCGGGGGAGAGCTCGTCCGGGCCGAGGCCGAGGCCGCCCGCGCGGACACCACGACCGCGCGGGCGGTGCTCGGCCGTCGCGCGGACGGAAGCCACCTGGTGACCGTCGTCGCCGCGGACGGGACCGACCCCGACCGCGTGCTGCGGTGGGTGCTCGACCCCGGCGCGGGGTTCCCGGATCCCGAGCCCCCCGTCCCGGCCGCCGAACCGCTGGAGCTGCCCGCGGTCCTGCGCGGGGGCGGGGCGCGCTCCGGCTCGGCCACCACCCTGCGCCGCCCCGGTGGCGACCTGGTCGCGGACGTGGCCGCCGCCGCGGGGACCTCGGCCGAGACCGTGCTGACCGCCGCCACCGCCGTCGTGCTGGCCAGGTACCGGGGCCGCCCCGATGTCGTGCTGGACACCCCGGCGGGCGCGATCGAGGTCGAGGTCGAGGAGTCCGAGCACCTGCGCGCACTGCTGCGTCGCGTCGACGACACCCCGGCGGTCCCCGCCGCGCCCGGCGCCGAGGTCGCCGTCGCCCGCCTGGACACCACTCCGGTCCGCGTCCTCGGGCGCACCGCCGAACCGGTGCACGTCCCCGACGCGCGCACTCCCCACGGCCTGCGGATCGCCGTCGAGGGCGGGCTTCTGCGCGTGGACCACGACGCCGCCGCCTACGACAGCGCCGCCGTCACCGTCTTCGCCGACCGCGTGCTCGCCGTGGTCGCGGACATCGCGGCCGACCGGCGCGCTCTGCACGCCACCGCGCTCACCCTGGGCGAGCGGCGGGACCTGCTCGCGTGGTCGAGCGGACCGGAGCAGGCCGTGCCCTCCGACTGCCTGCACTCCCTCGTCGCAGCCCACGCCACGAGCGCCCCCGACGCGGTCGCGCTCGACTGCGGGGGCGCGGTCCTGACCTACCGCGAGCTCGACCGCCGCGCCAACCGCCTGGCCCGGTTCCTGCGGAGCCGGGGGACCGGCCGGGGCGACTTCGTCGCGCTGATCGCCGAGCGTTCGGTGGACTCGGTGGTCGCCATGCTCGGCGTGCTCAAGTCCGGGGCCGCCTACGTCCCGGTCGAGCCGTCCTACCCGCCCGACCGCGTCCGCCACCTCGTCACCGACTCCGGGGCCCGGTTCGTCCTGGGGCGCGAGGTCCCCGCGTTCCCGCTGCCCGTGCCCGCGCTCGCCCTCGCCGAGGCCGACGGCGAGGCCGACACCGACCCGGCGGTGCGGGTCCTGCCCGACGACGCCGCCTACGTCATCTACACCTCGGGCTCCACCGGCCTGCCCAAGGGGGTGGTCGTGCACCACCGGGCCATCGTGGTCTCGACGCGCGCCAGGGCGATCGGCGGCCCCGGTCCCGAGCGCGACCTGGTCACCATGCCGCTGTGCTTCGACGGCGCCGCGGGCGGCCTGTACTGGGCGCTGACCACCGGCGGCACGGCCGTGCTGCCCACCGAGGCCGAGGCGCACGACCCGCTGGCGCTCGCCGCGCTGCTGCGCCGCACCGACCCCACCCACGTGCACTCGGTGCCCTCGCACTACGGGCTCGTCCTGGAGACCGGCGTCCCCCTGCCGAACCTCGCGCTGGTGTCGGTTGGCGGCGAGCCCATGCCCGCCCGCCTGGTCGCCCGGCACCTGCTCGACCACCCGGACGCCGTGCTGCTCAACGACTACGGCCCCACCGAGTGCGCGGTCTGGGCCACCGCGCACCCCTGCGGGTTCGCCGAGGCCGCCGGTGCGGAGATCCCGATCGGCGAGCCGCTGCCCAACTACCGGGCGCACGTCCTCGACGAGCACCTGAGGCCCGTGCCGCCCGGCCTGCCGGGGGAGATCTACCTCGGCGGTCCCGCCGTCGCCCTCGGCTACCACCGCAGGCCCCGGCTGACCGCCGACCGCTTCCTGCCGGACCCGTTCGCCGCCGAGCCCGGCGCCCGCCTCTACCGCACGGGGGACCGGGGGCACTGGTCGCCGGACGGGCGGTTGCACACCACCGGCCGGGTCGACAACCAGGTGAAGCTCCGGGGCTTCCGGGTCGAGCTGGGCGAGGTCGAGGCCGCCGTCCGCGCGCACCGCGCCGCGAAGGAGTGCTCGGTGGTGCTGCACCGGGACCGGCTGGTCGCGTTCGTCGCCTGCGCCGACCCCGCCACCACCGAGGACGACCTGCGGGCGGAGGTCGCCAAGGCCCTGCCCGCCTACATGTTCCCCGACCGGTACGTGCTCCTGCCCGCGCTGCCGCGCAACCCCAGCGGCAAGCTCGACCTCGCCGCGCTGCGGGCCATGGCATGA
- a CDS encoding NAD(P)H-dependent oxidoreductase: MTSKRPEGGVLVVSASPHPRSRPDWLGDHLRALLAHRGHPTAHTRVRDLPATALLLADTGHRDLRAALADAEGAAGIVFVTPIYRAAYAGLLKVFLDVLPRHGLRDKAVLPVGVGGSPAHLLALDYALRPVLQAMAARHVVRGHFVHDRDLPLDGAPGAGVLAGLAVAADTLSAALVPLPAEV, from the coding sequence ATGACGTCCAAACGGCCTGAGGGCGGCGTCCTCGTCGTGTCCGCCAGCCCACACCCCCGCTCCCGCCCCGACTGGCTCGGCGACCACCTCCGCGCGCTGCTGGCCCACCGCGGCCACCCCACCGCGCACACCCGCGTCCGCGACCTGCCCGCCACCGCCCTGCTGCTGGCCGACACCGGGCACCGCGACCTGCGCGCCGCCCTCGCCGACGCCGAGGGCGCGGCCGGGATCGTGTTCGTCACCCCGATCTACCGGGCCGCCTACGCGGGCCTGCTCAAGGTCTTCCTCGACGTGCTGCCCCGGCACGGCCTGCGCGACAAGGCCGTGCTGCCGGTCGGGGTCGGCGGAAGCCCCGCCCACCTGCTCGCCCTCGACTACGCCCTGCGCCCGGTGCTCCAGGCCATGGCCGCCCGCCACGTCGTGCGCGGCCACTTCGTCCACGACCGCGACCTGCCCCTGGACGGCGCGCCGGGCGCGGGCGTCCTGGCAGGCCTCGCGGTCGCCGCGGACACCCTCTCCGCCGCCCTGGTCCCGCTGCCCGCCGAGGTCTGA
- the gntD gene encoding guanitoxin biosynthesis L-enduracididine beta-hydroxylase GntD, whose translation MTGSATTPPLAGIRYVDLDPVDGAQVEALARAAVREHGSSSAPSLLAAAPGLAHRLPARLVDQLRDLRLAESASALVIRGLPVDDAEIGPTPLDWRGLDGQTRTAPQEAYLVLVAGLLGDIFGWTTLQDGRLIHDVVPMPSQKGEQSGHGTVNLEWHTEDGFHPCRCDYLLLLGLRNHDRVPTTLASVDQVELDPAHRAALWQPRFLIRPDNEHLNRARDIDGASHTVQAIADAPEPSAVLFGHPDQPYLRVDPAFMSALPGDREAAEALDAVVSALDAALTEVVVDAGDLLVVDNYKAVHGRCAFQARYDGTDRWLKKAVVTRDLRKSRALRSAPHHRILD comes from the coding sequence ATGACCGGCTCCGCCACCACCCCACCGCTGGCGGGGATCCGGTACGTCGACCTCGACCCCGTCGACGGCGCGCAGGTCGAGGCCCTGGCCCGCGCCGCGGTGCGCGAGCACGGCTCGTCCAGCGCTCCGTCGCTGCTCGCCGCCGCCCCCGGCCTGGCGCACCGGCTGCCCGCGCGCCTGGTCGACCAGCTGCGCGACCTGAGGCTGGCGGAGTCGGCGTCGGCGCTGGTCATCCGGGGCCTGCCCGTCGACGACGCCGAGATCGGCCCGACCCCGCTGGACTGGCGGGGGCTCGACGGGCAGACCCGCACCGCGCCGCAGGAGGCGTACCTGGTGCTGGTGGCCGGGTTGCTCGGCGACATCTTCGGCTGGACCACGCTGCAGGACGGCAGGCTCATCCACGACGTGGTGCCCATGCCGTCGCAGAAGGGCGAGCAGAGCGGCCACGGCACGGTCAACCTGGAGTGGCACACCGAGGACGGCTTCCACCCCTGCCGCTGCGACTACCTGCTGCTGCTGGGGCTGCGCAACCACGACCGGGTGCCCACCACCCTGGCCTCCGTCGACCAGGTGGAGCTCGACCCGGCGCACCGGGCGGCGCTGTGGCAGCCCCGGTTCCTCATCCGCCCCGACAACGAGCACCTCAACCGCGCCCGCGACATCGACGGCGCCTCGCACACCGTGCAGGCGATCGCGGACGCACCCGAGCCCAGCGCGGTCCTGTTCGGGCACCCCGACCAGCCCTACCTGCGCGTCGACCCCGCCTTCATGTCCGCGCTGCCGGGGGACCGGGAGGCCGCCGAGGCGCTGGACGCCGTCGTCTCGGCCCTCGACGCCGCGCTGACCGAGGTCGTGGTCGACGCGGGCGACCTGCTCGTGGTCGACAACTACAAGGCCGTCCACGGCCGGTGCGCGTTCCAGGCCCGCTACGACGGCACCGACCGGTGGCTCAAGAAGGCCGTGGTCACCCGCGACCTGCGCAAGTCGCGGGCGCTGCGCTCGGCCCCGCACCACCGAATCCTCGACTGA
- a CDS encoding prephenate dehydrogenase dimerization domain-containing protein, whose product MPLEPSRSETAHPEPTRFARVVVIGGAGQVGRLLRALFPGSTEVTSVDVVTSAGDGAPSLVADATRPDAALRAALGAADAVVLALPEGPALAAMSACAPLLPPGALLVETLSVKHAAAELATALAARHALQACGLNPMFAPELGFSGRAVALVPIAPGPRVDALERLIGAAGGRVARVSPDEHDRAASVMQAATHAAVLALGHVVATSGVSPDVLVELAPPPHRTVLALLARISGGVPEVYRDVQAGNPDAPEVRARMSGFLLGLGDLASDPDRFARCLAELSAALGEQAGPLRAHCRALFEATPKS is encoded by the coding sequence GTGCCCCTTGAGCCCTCCCGGTCCGAGACCGCCCACCCCGAGCCCACCCGCTTCGCCCGCGTCGTCGTCATCGGGGGAGCGGGCCAGGTGGGCCGCCTCCTGCGGGCCCTCTTCCCCGGTTCCACCGAGGTGACGTCCGTCGACGTCGTGACCTCGGCCGGTGACGGCGCCCCGTCCCTGGTGGCCGACGCCACCCGACCCGACGCCGCGCTGCGCGCAGCCCTGGGCGCCGCCGACGCGGTCGTGCTCGCCCTCCCCGAGGGTCCAGCGCTCGCGGCGATGTCCGCCTGCGCCCCGCTGCTCCCGCCGGGGGCGCTGCTGGTGGAGACGCTCTCGGTCAAGCACGCCGCGGCTGAGCTGGCCACCGCGCTCGCCGCGCGCCACGCGCTGCAGGCCTGCGGCCTCAACCCGATGTTCGCCCCCGAACTGGGCTTCTCCGGGCGCGCGGTCGCCCTCGTGCCGATCGCGCCCGGTCCGCGCGTCGACGCGCTGGAGCGGTTGATCGGCGCGGCGGGCGGCCGGGTGGCGCGGGTGTCGCCCGACGAGCACGACCGGGCCGCCTCGGTCATGCAGGCCGCCACCCACGCGGCGGTGCTCGCGCTGGGGCACGTCGTCGCCACCAGCGGTGTCAGCCCGGACGTCCTCGTCGAGCTCGCGCCGCCCCCGCACCGCACGGTGCTCGCGCTCCTGGCGCGGATCAGCGGCGGGGTCCCCGAGGTCTACCGCGACGTGCAGGCGGGCAACCCCGACGCCCCGGAGGTCCGCGCGCGCATGTCCGGTTTCCTGCTCGGGCTGGGGGACCTCGCCTCGGACCCGGACCGCTTCGCGCGCTGCCTCGCCGAGCTGTCCGCCGCGTTGGGGGAGCAGGCCGGACCGCTGCGCGCGCACTGCCGCGCGCTGTTCGAGGCGACCCCGAAGAGCTGA
- a CDS encoding chorismate mutase, with translation MAEVLGPFRERINQLDEQLAEVVAARLRVCAEVAAVKKQKGIPMMQPDRVDAVREAYAARGSRMGISPEFMRQLAAMIVAEACRVEDEIIDGDTESHQRVI, from the coding sequence GTGGCTGAAGTCCTGGGTCCTTTTCGCGAGCGCATCAACCAGCTCGACGAGCAGTTGGCCGAAGTGGTAGCCGCCCGGTTGCGCGTGTGCGCCGAAGTTGCTGCGGTGAAGAAGCAAAAGGGCATACCGATGATGCAGCCCGACCGGGTGGACGCGGTTCGGGAGGCTTACGCCGCGCGCGGCAGCAGAATGGGGATTTCGCCGGAGTTCATGCGGCAGTTGGCCGCGATGATCGTCGCCGAGGCTTGCCGCGTGGAGGACGAGATCATCGATGGTGACACGGAAAGTCACCAGAGAGTAATTTGA
- a CDS encoding AfsR/SARP family transcriptional regulator — translation MFFQILGPVSVTVDGLPVRVGRSRQLTVLALLLINIDKLVPVGRLVDAVWGATPPATADKQIQTCVWRLRTAFEQAGAPAELIETVSGGYQLRMDGGVLDAHLFEDGVRTARELHRRGEVSAAIAEYRSALALFHGPLMAELASPTVQTMAAHWEERRLSVLEERLDVELATGCHAELVSELRVLVAEYPLREHLRAQLMTALYLSHRRADALAVYRAGRATMVASLGLEPGPRLQELQRRIIAGEPLTHPGGAVRPRPTAKAPAQLPADTADFTGRDHELTCLADHLCRSGRGGVVAVVGRPGVGKTALAVHAAHRVRDRFPDGQLHADLGGSTGRPATPHDVLAGFLRALGVSDEHIPSDVATRAALFRSATAGRRLLVVLDDAAGSAHVEPLRPADTGAVLCTSRTTMLDLPGVDVHRLDGLRTDEATALLAHVVGEHRVAREPAGARRLVELCGNLPLAVRAAGARLHARPTHRIDRFADRLTDDSRRVAELSYGTLDLGARLGTAADALPGPARAVWLLLGASDLPTIPVWAAAALVDRSEDETQCLLDTLVDHHLLDVAEGDVLGGSRYRLHPLVRIHARQRCRTEIDTATLATALDRLGEVASWLSARATDIAGGRAQPAAIPAVVERTGCSVLRELDDQATTWLHQEHTTLALLTSTGVTRPRRPELAAWGTRFEGRGVHDVQTA, via the coding sequence TTGTTCTTCCAGATCCTCGGTCCGGTTTCGGTCACCGTAGACGGGCTCCCCGTCCGCGTCGGTCGCAGCCGCCAGCTCACCGTGCTGGCGCTGCTGCTGATCAACATCGACAAGCTCGTCCCCGTCGGCAGGCTCGTCGACGCGGTGTGGGGCGCCACCCCGCCCGCCACCGCCGACAAGCAGATCCAGACCTGCGTGTGGCGGTTGCGCACCGCGTTCGAGCAGGCGGGCGCCCCGGCTGAGCTCATCGAGACCGTCTCCGGCGGCTACCAGCTGCGCATGGACGGCGGTGTGCTCGACGCCCACCTGTTCGAGGACGGGGTGCGCACGGCGCGCGAGCTGCACCGCCGCGGCGAGGTCTCCGCCGCGATCGCCGAGTACCGGTCCGCGCTCGCGCTGTTCCACGGCCCGCTGATGGCCGAGCTCGCCAGCCCCACCGTGCAGACCATGGCCGCGCACTGGGAGGAGCGCAGGCTCTCGGTGCTGGAGGAGCGCCTGGACGTCGAGCTGGCCACCGGCTGCCACGCCGAACTGGTCAGCGAACTGCGCGTGCTGGTCGCCGAGTACCCGCTGCGCGAGCACCTGCGCGCCCAGCTCATGACCGCCCTGTACCTCTCGCACCGCCGCGCCGACGCCCTCGCGGTCTACCGCGCGGGCCGCGCCACCATGGTGGCCTCTCTCGGCCTCGAACCCGGCCCCCGCCTGCAGGAGCTGCAACGGCGCATCATCGCCGGTGAACCGCTCACCCACCCCGGCGGCGCCGTCCGCCCCAGGCCCACCGCCAAGGCGCCCGCGCAGCTGCCCGCCGACACCGCCGACTTCACCGGCCGCGACCACGAGCTGACCTGCCTCGCCGACCACCTGTGCCGCTCCGGCCGGGGCGGGGTCGTCGCCGTCGTCGGACGGCCCGGCGTCGGCAAGACCGCACTGGCCGTGCACGCCGCCCACCGGGTCCGCGACCGCTTCCCCGACGGGCAGCTGCACGCCGACCTGGGCGGCAGCACCGGAAGGCCCGCCACCCCCCACGACGTGCTCGCCGGGTTCCTGCGCGCGCTCGGGGTGTCCGACGAGCACATCCCCTCCGACGTCGCGACCCGCGCAGCCCTGTTCCGCAGCGCCACGGCGGGCAGGCGCCTCCTCGTCGTGCTCGACGACGCGGCGGGCAGCGCGCACGTGGAGCCCCTGCGCCCCGCCGACACCGGCGCGGTGCTGTGCACCAGCCGCACGACCATGCTCGACCTGCCGGGGGTCGACGTGCACCGGCTCGACGGGCTGCGCACCGACGAGGCCACCGCCCTGCTCGCCCACGTCGTGGGCGAGCACCGCGTCGCCCGCGAACCCGCGGGCGCCCGCCGCCTGGTCGAGCTGTGCGGGAACCTGCCCCTGGCGGTGCGGGCCGCGGGCGCCCGCCTGCACGCCCGGCCCACCCACCGCATCGACCGCTTCGCGGATCGGCTCACCGACGACAGCCGCCGCGTCGCCGAGCTCTCCTACGGCACCCTCGACCTGGGCGCCCGACTGGGCACCGCGGCCGACGCCCTGCCCGGTCCCGCGCGCGCCGTCTGGCTGCTGCTGGGCGCCAGCGACCTGCCCACCATCCCCGTGTGGGCCGCCGCCGCGCTGGTCGACCGCTCCGAGGACGAGACCCAGTGCCTGCTCGACACCCTCGTCGACCACCACCTGCTCGACGTCGCGGAGGGGGACGTGCTCGGCGGCTCCCGCTACCGGCTGCACCCGCTGGTGCGCATCCACGCCCGCCAGCGCTGCCGCACCGAGATCGACACCGCCACTCTGGCCACCGCCCTCGACCGCCTCGGCGAGGTCGCGTCCTGGCTGTCCGCCCGCGCCACCGACATCGCGGGCGGGCGCGCCCAGCCCGCCGCCATCCCCGCCGTCGTCGAGCGCACCGGCTGCTCCGTGCTGCGCGAGCTCGACGACCAGGCCACCACCTGGCTCCACCAGGAGCACACCACCCTCGCCCTGCTCACCAGCACCGGCGTCACCCGCCCCCGCCGCCCCGAGCTGGCTGCCTGGGGGACCCGCTTCGAGGGGAGGGGCGTCCATGACGTCCAAACGGCCTGA
- a CDS encoding M20/M25/M40 family metallo-hydrolase, with translation MPAALTALLIVVIGLLVGSPSPTPALGPDAPARQFSAARATPHVAAIAKAPRPTGSAAHAEARAYLLDRLAELGIPATVHTGSVATTFGVSDTGGDARYAGARVHNVVARVPGTDSTRPVALVTHYDSTPAGPGANDAGVPVAVLLETARALAEGPAHRNDLLLVFTDAEEAGLLGAKALVADPDALPPDAVVVNVEARGGGGPTIPFETGPDSGWLIGLLAEHAPHPQAGSVVTEAYRFMPNLTDFTVLREHGHSGLNLTYLRELTRYHGANDTADSVDPDTVQHQGETVLALARALVSADLRTPPVGDSAHFTAFGRVVHHDTTLVVPLAVLAVLGTALALAGAGWRDTARGALLALLHPVLAVALTLAATPLFTAGHDEFALYGDLTDHTTAFGVLLVLTALLGAALSALARPLVAPRHHALGALVLWTALAVATALAFPGASYPFTWTALGGAASALLLRARRTALTEVLAAALVATPVAVTVLPLVLLLPDALGFGLAAAATALLALALPLLPQAWPAPRPRVTIAIAAAALVAVTATGVAAAPEPAQEHRPDHLYVRDADTATATWLSATAGRGDRPPDGPGYAEADGADDLFPGWTWPFRRAPAPDLPLPAPVVDTRRDGDRITITARSARGAHELAFFVTGARVLDHSLDGARSDVPDSDDPGPWELWVRSAPPEGVELTLTLAPGRGRVVVLDRTSGTPPELDPDQGRQGPPAIGAPTASDATCVRTSEDLP, from the coding sequence ATGCCCGCCGCACTGACCGCGCTGCTCATCGTCGTGATCGGACTGCTGGTGGGCTCACCGTCGCCCACCCCGGCGCTCGGGCCGGACGCGCCCGCGCGGCAGTTCTCCGCCGCCAGGGCGACGCCCCACGTCGCCGCGATCGCGAAGGCCCCGCGCCCCACGGGTTCGGCCGCGCACGCCGAGGCCCGCGCCTACCTGCTCGACCGGCTCGCGGAGCTGGGAATCCCGGCCACCGTCCACACCGGATCGGTCGCCACCACGTTCGGCGTCTCCGACACCGGGGGCGACGCGCGCTACGCGGGCGCCCGCGTGCACAACGTCGTCGCCCGCGTTCCCGGCACCGACAGCACCCGCCCCGTCGCCCTGGTCACCCACTACGACTCCACCCCGGCCGGGCCCGGAGCCAACGACGCGGGCGTCCCGGTCGCCGTCCTGCTCGAAACCGCCCGCGCGCTCGCCGAGGGCCCCGCCCACCGCAACGACCTGCTCCTGGTCTTCACCGACGCCGAGGAAGCCGGGCTCCTCGGCGCCAAGGCCCTGGTCGCCGACCCCGACGCGCTGCCGCCGGACGCCGTCGTGGTGAACGTGGAGGCCAGGGGCGGAGGCGGCCCCACCATCCCCTTCGAGACGGGCCCGGACTCCGGCTGGCTCATCGGCCTGCTGGCCGAGCACGCGCCCCACCCCCAGGCGGGCTCGGTGGTCACCGAGGCCTACCGGTTCATGCCCAACCTCACCGACTTCACCGTGCTGCGCGAGCACGGCCACTCCGGCCTCAACCTCACCTACCTGCGCGAGCTGACCCGCTACCACGGGGCGAACGACACGGCGGACTCCGTCGACCCGGACACCGTCCAGCACCAGGGCGAGACCGTGCTCGCCCTGGCTCGCGCCCTGGTCTCGGCTGACCTCCGCACCCCGCCCGTCGGTGACTCGGCGCACTTCACCGCGTTCGGGCGCGTCGTCCACCACGACACCACCCTGGTCGTGCCGCTGGCCGTGCTGGCCGTGCTGGGCACGGCGCTCGCACTCGCCGGGGCCGGGTGGCGCGACACCGCGCGCGGCGCGCTGCTCGCCCTGCTCCACCCGGTGCTGGCCGTCGCGCTCACCCTCGCCGCCACTCCGCTCTTCACCGCCGGGCACGACGAGTTCGCCCTCTACGGCGACCTCACCGACCACACCACCGCGTTCGGCGTGCTCCTGGTCCTCACCGCGCTGCTCGGCGCCGCGCTGTCCGCGCTCGCCCGCCCCCTGGTCGCCCCGCGCCACCACGCCCTCGGCGCCCTCGTCCTCTGGACGGCGCTGGCCGTCGCCACCGCCCTCGCCTTCCCCGGCGCGAGCTACCCGTTCACCTGGACGGCGCTCGGGGGCGCGGCCTCGGCGCTGCTGCTGCGCGCGCGGCGCACCGCGCTCACCGAGGTCCTCGCCGCCGCGCTCGTGGCCACGCCCGTCGCCGTCACCGTGCTGCCCCTGGTGCTCCTGCTGCCCGACGCGCTCGGGTTCGGCCTCGCCGCCGCGGCCACCGCGCTGCTCGCCCTCGCACTGCCCCTGCTCCCGCAAGCCTGGCCTGCGCCACGGCCGCGCGTCACGATCGCGATCGCCGCCGCCGCGCTGGTCGCGGTCACCGCGACCGGGGTGGCGGCGGCCCCCGAGCCCGCCCAGGAGCACCGCCCCGACCACCTGTACGTGCGCGACGCCGACACCGCCACGGCCACCTGGCTCAGCGCCACGGCGGGCCGCGGGGACCGGCCGCCGGACGGCCCCGGCTACGCCGAGGCGGACGGCGCGGACGACCTGTTCCCGGGCTGGACCTGGCCGTTCCGCCGAGCCCCTGCGCCCGACCTGCCCCTGCCCGCCCCGGTGGTCGACACCAGGCGGGACGGGGACCGGATCACCATCACCGCCCGTTCCGCGCGGGGCGCCCACGAACTGGCGTTCTTCGTCACCGGCGCGCGGGTGCTCGACCACAGCCTCGACGGCGCCCGCAGCGACGTCCCCGACTCCGACGACCCCGGCCCCTGGGAGCTGTGGGTGCGCTCCGCCCCGCCCGAGGGGGTGGAGCTCACCCTCACCCTCGCGCCGGGTCGGGGGCGGGTCGTCGTGCTCGACCGCACCAGCGGGACACCGCCGGAGCTCGACCCGGACCAGGGGCGCCAGGGGCCACCAGCCATCGGCGCGCCCACCGCCAGCGACGCCACGTGCGTGCGCACCAGCGAGGACCTGCCGTGA